In Spirosoma aureum, a single genomic region encodes these proteins:
- a CDS encoding DUF5686 and carboxypeptidase-like regulatory domain-containing protein, giving the protein MTSLVRTFVAFSLLLVGWPLLTTAQTIYTISGRVTDAATGEGISFASIAVKGLTNGTTSDAEGRYKLQTKQLADSIQVLSLGYQTRSYRLISIASQTIDAQLVSSATKLQEVRVYAKGGDPAYRVIRETVRRRDQFNPAQLSAYQYDSYTKIEGYINNFGQKRKKNKKPGPISRLLGKLPAITDENGQPAVPVFISETFSNFFARTNPEKVKEKVLKSHVTGVGVSDGGLIAQLTGASFQQYNFYRNSLYVLRKDIPSPVGAQWETVYTYRLKDTVALNDGVCYEIEFTPKRVSDLAFTGTVWIDTLKRALVQIDARVDKRANINFVDELHIEQNWESISSGVRFPTQTQVTIDTEQPTPRAPGALIRFFATARNVIENDPKEVSFYDPSIELADDYKEADALFWKSVRPDSLSPNEWRAMRVVDSVRNVPFIKVAGELIKLGVLGYKPIDKLHIDLGPILYSYASNNVEGNRFRIGMRTNTGFSRKWLVSGYLAYGTLDQAFKYSANIEYIINRKPWTVFGVRRTYDLERVGVSSDNIGNNSLFAAYSRFGTIRRPYFQEENLVYFRREMGRGFTQTLAMRNRTFEPLFPFAFQPQANDHDQTVRDSYRVTELISETRFAPDEVILQNDNVRFSTGAVRKPIFTLRYTLGIRDVLGGDFTYHRLALTMKHSFRMGILGRTYYTIGAGIIPSTVPYPLLYTPLGNESSFYVGNAYNLMNYFEFVSDRWATAQFEHNFGGLLFNRLPLLRRLKWRELVTAKVLVGSVSSANLAMIPSTDAQGRTVEGFSSLTRTPYIEVGYGIDNIFKVLRVDAIHRLTYSDNLTRTGIPVTPFAIKVSGWLAF; this is encoded by the coding sequence ATGACTTCTTTAGTACGGACTTTCGTTGCATTTAGCCTTCTGCTCGTCGGATGGCCGTTGCTGACGACGGCCCAAACCATCTATACAATCAGCGGTCGTGTGACTGATGCAGCCACTGGCGAGGGAATTTCTTTTGCCAGTATTGCCGTAAAGGGATTAACCAATGGCACAACCTCCGATGCCGAAGGCCGTTATAAACTGCAAACCAAACAACTTGCCGATTCTATCCAGGTTCTTAGCCTTGGTTATCAGACCCGGTCTTATCGCCTGATATCCATTGCCAGCCAGACGATTGATGCTCAATTAGTTTCGAGTGCCACAAAATTGCAGGAGGTACGGGTTTATGCCAAGGGGGGCGACCCAGCCTACCGGGTCATTCGCGAGACGGTGCGCCGACGGGACCAATTCAATCCAGCACAATTATCGGCCTATCAATATGATAGTTACACCAAGATTGAGGGGTATATCAACAATTTTGGCCAGAAGCGTAAAAAGAATAAAAAGCCGGGGCCAATCAGTCGGCTTCTCGGCAAACTTCCCGCCATTACGGACGAAAATGGCCAGCCTGCCGTTCCGGTCTTTATATCCGAAACGTTCTCCAACTTTTTTGCCCGTACCAATCCCGAGAAAGTTAAAGAAAAGGTTCTCAAATCACACGTAACGGGCGTAGGCGTTAGCGATGGTGGCCTGATCGCCCAGTTGACTGGAGCCTCGTTTCAGCAATATAATTTCTACCGTAATTCGCTTTATGTGCTCCGCAAAGATATTCCATCACCCGTTGGCGCACAGTGGGAAACAGTCTATACTTATCGATTAAAAGACACAGTAGCGCTCAACGACGGGGTGTGTTATGAAATCGAATTTACACCCAAACGTGTCAGCGATCTGGCCTTTACGGGAACCGTCTGGATCGACACCCTCAAGCGGGCTCTCGTTCAGATCGATGCACGGGTCGATAAGCGGGCAAACATCAACTTTGTCGATGAACTTCATATCGAGCAAAATTGGGAATCGATCTCATCGGGTGTTCGGTTTCCCACCCAAACCCAGGTTACGATCGATACGGAACAGCCCACTCCACGTGCCCCCGGTGCCTTGATCCGCTTCTTCGCGACCGCCCGAAATGTTATCGAAAATGACCCTAAAGAGGTTAGCTTTTATGATCCCTCGATCGAACTGGCCGACGATTATAAAGAAGCCGATGCGTTATTCTGGAAGAGTGTGCGTCCTGATTCGCTTTCTCCCAACGAGTGGCGGGCCATGCGGGTCGTTGATTCCGTGCGTAATGTGCCGTTTATAAAAGTAGCGGGTGAACTAATTAAGCTCGGCGTTCTGGGCTACAAACCGATTGATAAACTACATATTGACCTGGGCCCAATTCTGTATTCCTACGCCAGTAATAACGTTGAAGGCAATCGGTTTCGGATCGGTATGCGAACCAATACGGGTTTCAGCCGCAAATGGCTTGTGAGCGGTTACCTGGCCTATGGCACGCTTGATCAAGCTTTTAAGTACAGCGCCAATATCGAATACATTATAAACCGCAAGCCCTGGACTGTCTTCGGTGTCCGGCGGACTTATGATCTGGAACGCGTTGGTGTATCATCCGATAATATTGGCAATAACTCATTATTTGCGGCTTACTCCCGTTTTGGAACAATCAGGCGGCCTTATTTTCAGGAAGAAAATCTCGTTTATTTCCGGCGTGAAATGGGCCGGGGATTTACGCAGACACTGGCCATGCGTAACCGCACGTTTGAACCATTGTTTCCATTTGCGTTTCAGCCTCAGGCCAATGATCATGATCAAACAGTTCGGGACAGTTACCGGGTTACCGAGCTGATTTCGGAGACTCGCTTTGCTCCCGACGAAGTGATCCTGCAAAACGACAACGTCAGGTTTAGTACAGGCGCTGTCCGTAAGCCCATTTTCACATTGCGGTATACACTTGGTATCCGCGATGTACTGGGTGGCGATTTCACCTATCACCGCCTTGCGCTGACCATGAAACATTCGTTCCGAATGGGCATTCTGGGACGGACCTATTATACCATTGGCGCAGGAATAATCCCTTCAACGGTGCCTTATCCCCTGCTCTACACGCCATTGGGCAATGAGTCTTCATTTTATGTCGGTAACGCCTACAACCTGATGAATTACTTTGAATTTGTGTCTGACCGTTGGGCCACGGCCCAGTTTGAACACAACTTCGGTGGCCTGCTCTTTAATCGATTACCGCTCCTGCGACGGCTTAAGTGGCGTGAACTAGTAACGGCTAAAGTATTGGTGGGCAGTGTCTCGTCGGCAAATCTGGCCATGATCCCCAGCACTGATGCGCAGGGGCGCACCGTTGAAGGGTTTAGTTCTCTAACCCGTACGCCCTATATCGAGGTGGGTTATGGAATCGACAATATTTTTAAAGTGCTACGCGTCGATGCGATTCACCGGCTCACCTATAGCGATAATCTTACCCGGACAGGCATTCCAGTGACTCCATTTGCGATTAAGGTATCGGGCTGGCTCGCGTTCTAA
- the pgmB gene encoding beta-phosphoglucomutase: MSSIKAFLFDLDGVIVDTAIYHYQAWRRLANELGFDISEEFNEQLKGVSRMESLDIILAHGGLTLPDEKKAELATQKNQWYLELVSRMTSEDILPGVANFFSQVRKANLLTALGSVSKNAPLILERIGMTEAFDAIIDGTKITKGKPDPEVFTKGAAELEVAPAECVVFEDAVAGVEAGKRGGMFVVGLGSPDVLTQADFIALSLDALTVDEVLTRFSN, translated from the coding sequence ATGAGCTCTATTAAAGCGTTTCTTTTTGATCTCGACGGCGTTATTGTCGACACCGCCATTTATCACTACCAGGCCTGGCGTCGGCTGGCCAACGAACTCGGGTTCGATATTTCCGAAGAATTCAATGAGCAATTAAAAGGGGTAAGCCGGATGGAGTCACTGGACATTATTCTGGCTCATGGTGGGTTAACATTGCCAGACGAAAAAAAGGCAGAACTAGCCACGCAGAAAAACCAATGGTATCTCGAACTGGTCAGTCGTATGACATCCGAAGATATTCTGCCGGGCGTAGCTAATTTCTTTTCGCAGGTTAGAAAGGCTAATCTGTTAACTGCCCTTGGGTCGGTCAGTAAAAATGCTCCGCTGATTCTGGAACGCATTGGTATGACCGAGGCTTTTGATGCCATCATCGACGGCACTAAAATCACGAAAGGCAAACCTGATCCGGAAGTATTTACGAAAGGAGCTGCTGAACTTGAGGTCGCTCCTGCCGAGTGTGTTGTATTCGAAGACGCCGTTGCGGGTGTTGAAGCCGGTAAACGGGGCGGAATGTTTGTAGTTGGCCTGGGCTCTCCGGATGTTCTGACTCAGGCCGATTTCATCGCACTCTCACTGGATGCGTTGACAGTAGACGAGGTGTTGACCCGATTTTCGAACTAA
- a CDS encoding DUF4405 domain-containing protein, whose protein sequence is MKSKNLVSLSVAVVFFVLATTGLLIYFGQGTHPVEHTHAWFGILFVTAAVFHIVNNWSSITGYTKDRRTGGIRREFVIPAVIASVFAIGISADFPVFDKLANAGKNLFRGDKPKSGGPLSQVAIDSIARSTEVVFAQAYSAGDTASLATVVAKKAPIRTEAGEITSGFDQSSKPKTTDSLQTTVDRAESIDDNIIVVYGTLTSSAKPEKLFYTHVLKRKENGWQIAAIQTSYPPNARTEK, encoded by the coding sequence ATGAAATCCAAGAACTTAGTCAGTCTGTCGGTAGCTGTCGTATTCTTTGTCTTAGCGACCACGGGTCTTTTAATTTATTTTGGCCAGGGTACCCATCCTGTCGAACATACACATGCCTGGTTTGGCATTTTATTCGTTACGGCTGCGGTATTTCACATTGTCAATAACTGGTCATCTATCACCGGATATACGAAAGATCGTCGGACGGGTGGCATCCGACGCGAGTTTGTTATCCCCGCCGTTATTGCATCCGTATTTGCGATAGGTATTAGTGCCGATTTTCCTGTCTTCGATAAATTAGCGAATGCTGGTAAAAATTTGTTCCGGGGCGACAAACCTAAATCGGGCGGGCCATTGTCCCAGGTTGCGATCGACTCAATTGCTCGTAGTACCGAAGTTGTTTTTGCTCAGGCCTATAGTGCTGGCGATACAGCTTCATTAGCTACAGTTGTCGCCAAAAAGGCCCCCATCCGGACAGAAGCAGGCGAAATTACGAGTGGATTCGATCAAAGCAGTAAGCCGAAAACAACCGATTCCTTGCAAACAACTGTTGATCGGGCCGAGTCAATTGACGACAACATAATTGTGGTTTATGGTACACTGACCTCTTCTGCCAAACCCGAAAAACTCTTCTATACACACGTCCTGAAGCGGAAAGAGAATGGCTGGCAGATTGCAGCCATTCAAACCAGCTATCCGCCAAACGCCAGAACCGAAAAGTGA